The following are encoded together in the Strongyloides ratti genome assembly S_ratti_ED321, chromosome : 2 genome:
- a CDS encoding Proteinase inhibitor I25, cystatin domain-containing protein — translation MNNLKLFLLIIATVFLTIEAISLLKKPTTYDWKPMDLHKHKVERLAKYSLNGYNAKHNTNYKLRHVIEANKKKNGEKKYKLKMVGYKNCKDNRVCFNKFECKITEGANKSKLSEECVLVD, via the coding sequence TACAGTGTTCCTTACCATAGAAGCAATATCTTTACTTAAAAAACCAACGACATATGACTGGAAACCAATGGATCTTCATAAACATAAAGTTGAGAGATTAgcaaaatattcattaaatgGATATAATGCAAAGCACAACACTAACTATAAATTAAGACATGTTATTGAagctaataaaaaaaaaaatggagaaaaaaaatataagttaaaaatggtaggatataaaaattgtaaagaTAACAGAGTATGCTTCAACAAATTTGAATGTAAGATTACTGAAGGTGCAAACAAATCAAAATTATCAGAAGAATGTGTACTTGTTGATTAA